A stretch of Metabacillus sp. FJAT-52054 DNA encodes these proteins:
- the ytxJ gene encoding bacillithiol system redox-active protein YtxJ, with protein sequence MKEQIKEISEFESLLQTHDQFLFVKHSLTCPISKEAFRQFSQFDSSQNDLKSFYLHVQESRELSAYIAEKLGIKHESPQAILIDHGSAVWNASHWNITADSLKKAASSL encoded by the coding sequence GTGAAAGAACAGATTAAGGAAATCAGTGAATTTGAAAGCCTGCTTCAAACCCATGATCAATTTTTATTTGTGAAGCATAGTTTGACGTGTCCAATCAGCAAAGAAGCTTTCAGGCAGTTTTCCCAATTCGATTCTTCTCAGAATGACTTGAAATCGTTTTACCTTCATGTACAGGAATCAAGAGAACTTTCAGCCTATATAGCAGAGAAACTGGGAATTAAGCATGAATCACCCCAAGCTATTTTAATCGATCACGGTTCGGCAGTATGGAATGCATCCCATTGGAATATTACCGCAGACTCACTCAAAAAAGCGGCATCATCCTTATAA
- a CDS encoding YtxH domain-containing protein: protein MSKDGINSKDFMIGTLIGGIVGASAALLLAPKSGKDLRDDLGSQANLVAEKTNKMTNDALGKSSEWANKAKEKTASLSQTVSSQSSSIMNKVKDIRSGDKTPEQDPMNAEVSAIDELAEEAAASSRTSAFDSQENVLQEAREFAEKDSSK, encoded by the coding sequence ATGAGCAAAGATGGGATCAATAGTAAAGATTTTATGATCGGCACCCTTATTGGAGGAATCGTTGGAGCTTCAGCAGCCCTGTTGCTTGCTCCCAAATCCGGTAAGGATTTACGAGATGACCTCGGAAGCCAGGCGAACCTGGTTGCAGAAAAAACGAATAAAATGACGAATGATGCTTTGGGCAAAAGCAGCGAATGGGCAAATAAGGCGAAGGAAAAAACAGCTTCTCTGTCTCAGACGGTCAGCAGCCAGTCTTCTTCCATTATGAATAAAGTGAAAGACATCCGCAGCGGAGACAAAACGCCTGAACAGGATCCAATGAATGCAGAAGTATCAGCAATTGATGAACTGGCTGAAGAAGCAGCCGCATCATCCCGTACGTCAGCATTTGACTCCCAGGAGAACGTTTTGCAGGAAGCCCGCGAATTTGCGGAAAAAGACTCTTCAAAGTAA